A window of Brachybacterium fresconis contains these coding sequences:
- a CDS encoding sensor histidine kinase: MTLPTLRTERPVSLWTRIVALISLLLVIGVVITGSLSLFLLNRTLIQSVDNNLHSGMGEMLSLAQQELAGDEDDDVRSSVYTPVEYAVEIRDEQGVAIEQVVVHYGDGDVSIPFPDLSDEEILQRGGRPFTVLDSSENRWRVVAMLNAGDDKGSVYVALPLTSVDRTMHEMALIIVLVGTLVVLVGMGLGGFMTHRALEPLQDVEATASQIAGGDLSRRVPVTETSLEVNALARSLNEMLVRIEQSFAAQSASEEHATRSEARMRRFVGDASHELRTPLAAIRGFGELYRMGALGSDEDVASAMRRIEDEARRMGSLVENLLRLARLDENPDLALEPIDLTDALFDAAQDLRALDPDRQVMVVSLSGTPVSVQPHLPIGVLGDEASLRQVILNLVGNANRHTPKGSPVEISVGYTEEGTVRLEIRDHGEGIDDDQREKVFERFYRTDSSRVRSATQGGGAGLGLSIAATIVHQHRGTIGVTETPGGGSTFWIELPGSDVAAEHRSQPDQVQSLTTPQSPAGTASPQSPPGPASPRSPGGPTSPHSPGGPTSPYSPGSPTSPHSPGGPTSPYSPGSPTSPHSPGSPTSPHSPGSPTSPHSPGGPANPASGS, encoded by the coding sequence GTGACCCTGCCGACGCTGCGCACCGAGCGGCCCGTGTCCCTGTGGACGCGGATCGTCGCTCTGATCTCCCTGCTGCTGGTCATCGGCGTCGTCATCACCGGGAGCCTGTCGCTGTTCCTGCTGAACCGGACCCTGATCCAGTCGGTGGACAACAATCTCCACTCGGGCATGGGCGAGATGCTCTCCCTCGCCCAGCAGGAGCTCGCCGGGGACGAGGACGACGACGTCCGCAGCAGCGTCTACACCCCGGTGGAGTACGCCGTGGAGATCCGCGACGAGCAGGGCGTCGCGATCGAGCAGGTCGTCGTCCACTACGGCGACGGCGACGTGTCGATCCCCTTCCCGGACCTCTCCGACGAGGAGATCCTCCAGCGCGGCGGCCGACCGTTCACCGTCCTGGACTCCTCGGAGAACCGCTGGCGCGTGGTCGCCATGCTCAACGCCGGGGACGACAAGGGCAGCGTGTACGTGGCCCTGCCGCTGACCAGCGTGGACCGCACGATGCACGAGATGGCTCTGATCATCGTGCTGGTCGGCACGCTCGTGGTGCTGGTCGGGATGGGGCTGGGCGGCTTCATGACCCACCGCGCCCTCGAGCCGCTGCAGGACGTCGAGGCCACGGCCTCCCAGATCGCCGGCGGTGACCTCTCCCGCCGCGTCCCGGTCACCGAGACCAGTCTCGAGGTCAACGCGCTCGCCCGGTCGCTGAACGAGATGCTGGTGCGGATCGAGCAGTCCTTCGCCGCGCAGTCCGCCTCCGAGGAGCACGCCACCCGCTCCGAGGCGCGGATGCGCCGCTTCGTGGGTGATGCCTCCCACGAGCTGCGCACCCCGCTGGCCGCGATCCGCGGCTTCGGCGAGCTGTACCGGATGGGCGCGCTGGGCTCCGACGAGGACGTCGCCTCGGCGATGCGCCGGATCGAGGACGAGGCCCGACGCATGGGCTCGCTGGTGGAGAACCTCCTGCGCCTGGCACGCCTGGACGAGAACCCGGACCTGGCCCTGGAGCCGATCGACCTCACCGACGCCCTCTTCGACGCCGCCCAGGACCTGCGGGCGCTGGACCCGGACCGCCAGGTCATGGTGGTCTCGCTGTCGGGGACCCCGGTGTCCGTCCAGCCCCACCTGCCGATCGGGGTGCTCGGCGACGAGGCGTCCCTGCGCCAGGTGATCCTCAATCTGGTGGGCAACGCGAACCGGCACACCCCCAAGGGGTCGCCGGTGGAGATCTCCGTCGGGTACACCGAGGAGGGCACCGTGCGCCTCGAGATCCGCGACCACGGCGAGGGCATCGACGACGACCAGCGCGAGAAGGTGTTCGAGCGCTTCTACCGCACGGACTCCTCGCGGGTGCGCTCGGCCACCCAGGGCGGCGGCGCGGGCCTGGGGCTGTCCATCGCGGCCACCATCGTCCACCAGCATCGCGGCACGATCGGGGTCACCGAGACACCCGGTGGCGGATCCACGTTCTGGATCGAGCTGCCCGGCAGCGATGTCGCGGCGGAGCATCGCTCCCAGCCCGATCAGGTCCAGTCGCTGACGACGCCCCAGTCCCCCGCCGGGACGGCGAGCCCGCAGTCCCCTCCGGGCCCCGCGAGCCCCCGCTCCCCCGGCGGCCCGACGAGCCCCCATTCCCCCGGCGGCCCGACGAGCCCCTATTCCCCCGGCAGCCCGACGAGCCCCCATTCCCCCGGCGGCCCGACGAGCCCCTATTCCCCCGGCAGCCCGACGAGCCCCCATTCCCCCGGCAGCCCGACGAGCCCCCATTCCCCCGGCAGCCCGACGAGCCCCCATTCCCCCGGCGGTCCGGCGAACCCCGCGTCCGGCTCCTGA
- a CDS encoding GNAT family N-acetyltransferase, translating to MTSADTTADSLTWTPLTLEDVPALTALLNRVDQADDLGEPAEEAGTREWLTMPGRDLALDSLAVRQGEELVAVSLVDVHIALDRDGRARCQLLGAVDPVHRRRGLGTALFEHGERRAAELASERHPGTAAVFRASGGRDPEASAPAEGPLTGGADVRPLLERRGYRRARSWLAMTRELPGADLPAVDPDGARVSAPADTEREATRLAHLAAFADHWGSAPIGEERWTVLWSSHTARRELSTIAVGGEGTVLAYAIAMEDRPGVLHLALVGTRPEARGRGLARAVIARTLAAGARAGYASAELEVDAESLTGATRLYDALGFTREHVYATFEKPLD from the coding sequence GTGACTTCCGCCGACACCACCGCAGACTCCCTCACCTGGACGCCGCTCACCCTCGAGGACGTCCCGGCGCTGACCGCGCTGCTCAACCGCGTCGATCAGGCCGACGACCTCGGCGAGCCCGCCGAGGAGGCCGGCACCCGGGAATGGCTCACCATGCCCGGGCGCGACCTGGCGCTGGACTCCCTCGCCGTGCGGCAGGGAGAGGAGCTGGTGGCCGTCTCCCTGGTCGACGTCCACATCGCCCTCGACCGCGACGGCCGCGCGCGCTGCCAGCTGCTCGGAGCCGTCGACCCCGTGCACCGCCGTCGCGGCCTCGGCACCGCTCTGTTCGAGCACGGCGAGCGCCGCGCCGCCGAGCTCGCGTCCGAACGGCACCCCGGGACGGCGGCCGTCTTCCGCGCCTCCGGCGGACGCGATCCGGAGGCGAGTGCGCCGGCGGAGGGGCCGCTCACCGGCGGTGCCGATGTGCGCCCGCTCCTGGAGCGCCGCGGGTACCGCCGCGCGCGCAGCTGGCTCGCCATGACGCGCGAGCTGCCCGGCGCCGACCTGCCCGCCGTCGACCCCGACGGGGCTCGGGTCAGCGCCCCGGCCGACACCGAGCGCGAGGCCACCCGCCTCGCCCATCTCGCCGCCTTCGCCGACCACTGGGGCTCGGCCCCGATCGGCGAGGAGCGCTGGACCGTGCTGTGGTCCTCGCACACCGCCCGCCGCGAGCTGTCGACGATCGCCGTCGGCGGTGAGGGCACCGTCCTCGCCTACGCGATCGCGATGGAGGACAGGCCCGGCGTGCTGCACCTCGCGCTGGTCGGCACGCGTCCCGAGGCGCGCGGTCGCGGTCTCGCTCGCGCGGTCATCGCCCGCACGCTCGCCGCCGGTGCGCGGGCCGGATACGCGTCCGCCGAGCTCGAGGTCGACGCGGAATCCCTCACCGGCGCCACCCGGCTCTACGACGCCCTCGGCTTCACCCGCGAGCACGTCTACGCGACCTTCGAGAAACCGCTCGACTGA
- a CDS encoding LapA family protein: MSTGPETPDRPTDRTPADDAGADDTTGRDRAPEAAEGTDRPAEPARGRRAADPAGTRTGEAPAPRPEKSEPVEPVSSGGRRTAGIWISLILGAIVLVLLLIFVIQNSDTASFEYFGASFDLPLGVAMLLAAIAGALVMALVGSVRMIQMSWTIRKMRKQQEKIQRAVR; encoded by the coding sequence ATGAGCACCGGACCCGAGACCCCGGATCGTCCCACCGACCGCACGCCCGCGGACGACGCAGGGGCCGACGACACCACCGGGCGGGATCGCGCTCCCGAGGCAGCGGAAGGGACGGACCGTCCTGCCGAGCCGGCACGGGGACGCCGCGCCGCCGACCCCGCAGGCACCCGCACCGGCGAGGCGCCCGCACCGCGACCGGAGAAGTCCGAGCCCGTCGAGCCCGTCTCCTCCGGCGGCCGTCGGACGGCCGGGATCTGGATCTCGCTGATCCTCGGCGCGATCGTGCTGGTGCTGCTGCTGATCTTCGTGATCCAGAACAGCGACACGGCGAGCTTCGAGTACTTCGGTGCCAGCTTCGACCTGCCCCTGGGCGTGGCGATGCTGCTCGCGGCCATCGCGGGCGCTCTGGTCATGGCCTTGGTCGGCTCGGTGCGGATGATCCAGATGAGCTGGACGATCCGCAAGATGCGCAAGCAGCAGGAGAAGATCCAGCGCGCCGTCCGCTGA
- a CDS encoding response regulator transcription factor produces the protein MTTTEDQDFEARLLVVDDEPNIRDLLATSLRFAGFEVFTASTGNEAIREATENQPDLVVLDVMLPDMDGFTVTRRLRDRGEQYPILFLTAKDETQDKVAGLTVGGDDYVTKPFSLEEVVARIRAVLRRTHGGHDATIDSSLVVGDLRLDEDSHEVYRADVTIELSPTEFKLLRYLMLNAGRVVSKTQILDHVWDYDWSGEVGIVESYISYLRRKVDVIGDPMIHTKRGIGYVLRAADAS, from the coding sequence ATGACTACGACTGAAGACCAGGATTTCGAGGCCCGACTGCTCGTCGTGGACGACGAGCCCAACATCCGCGACCTCCTCGCGACGTCCCTGCGTTTCGCCGGCTTCGAGGTGTTCACCGCCTCCACCGGCAACGAGGCGATCCGCGAGGCCACCGAGAATCAGCCCGATCTCGTCGTCCTCGACGTGATGCTGCCGGACATGGACGGCTTCACCGTCACCCGGCGTCTGCGCGACCGCGGCGAGCAGTACCCCATCCTGTTCCTGACGGCGAAGGACGAGACCCAGGACAAGGTGGCGGGGCTCACCGTCGGCGGGGACGACTACGTCACCAAGCCGTTCAGCCTGGAAGAGGTCGTCGCCCGCATCCGGGCGGTGCTGCGCCGCACCCACGGCGGTCACGACGCGACCATCGACAGCTCCCTGGTGGTCGGGGACCTGCGGCTGGACGAGGACTCCCACGAGGTCTACCGGGCCGACGTCACCATCGAGCTGTCCCCCACCGAGTTCAAGCTCCTGCGCTACCTCATGCTCAACGCGGGCCGCGTCGTGTCCAAGACGCAGATCCTCGACCACGTGTGGGACTACGACTGGTCCGGCGAGGTCGGCATCGTCGAGTCCTACATCTCCTACCTGCGCCGCAAGGTCGACGTCATCGGCGACCCGATGATCCACACCAAGCGCGGCATCGGCTACGTGCTGCGCGCCGCCGACGCCTCCTGA
- a CDS encoding DUF4031 domain-containing protein, producing MTVFADIPRWPRHGMVWGHLISDASLAELHETAARAGLPPRSFDLDHYDWPEPARADLEAVGVRVVDAGELTRILLRSGLRIRLRDRPAARARRSDEHAAQLGLVTVPRDLIWGTIGHVDPLPLPSQAAPGAFRMTRDDPSVPPRVEAHDASGHRAAATLLEELDELSRRASGRAFTGQVLVDRG from the coding sequence GTGACCGTCTTCGCCGACATCCCGCGCTGGCCTCGTCACGGCATGGTCTGGGGGCACCTGATCTCCGATGCCTCGCTGGCCGAGCTGCACGAGACCGCGGCCCGGGCTGGCCTGCCGCCGCGCTCCTTCGACCTCGACCACTACGACTGGCCCGAGCCGGCACGCGCGGATCTCGAGGCCGTCGGCGTCCGCGTCGTCGATGCCGGGGAGCTCACCCGGATCCTGCTCCGCTCCGGGCTGAGGATCCGCCTGCGCGATCGCCCGGCCGCTCGCGCCCGCCGCTCCGACGAGCACGCGGCGCAGCTGGGCCTGGTCACCGTCCCGCGCGATCTGATCTGGGGAACGATCGGCCACGTCGACCCGCTCCCGCTGCCTTCCCAGGCAGCGCCCGGCGCGTTCCGGATGACCCGGGACGATCCGTCGGTCCCGCCCCGCGTGGAGGCCCACGATGCATCCGGGCACCGGGCCGCCGCCACCCTGCTCGAGGAGCTGGACGAGCTCTCCCGGCGTGCGAGCGGGCGGGCCTTCACCGGACAGGTGCTCGTCGACCGAGGCTGA
- a CDS encoding ribonuclease HI family protein, producing MTLTAAADGSALGNPGPAGWAWYIDENTWRAGGWPHGTNNMGELKAVLDLLEATAVDADQHLLVLCDSQYVINSVTKWMPGWKRKGWRKKDGKPVLNVELLKDIDRALAGRSVEFEWVKGHSGHAMNEAADQRANAAATAFSKKQDPQVGPGYSVADDAARTSSAPAVDPTARTGPADGEIPSAPSSPSSTDTPADDLFSLFDEPAPTAESCSTASEETVLTADAPGATDFEQVTAREQALLSDALRADAPSAAELLHPSFTEIGAGGRTYDRDAILAHLAPVPGLRAEEFVADEVAPGVVLLQYTTSGPDGSAARSSLWVRVKGRWLLRHHQGTATSGR from the coding sequence ATGACCCTCACTGCAGCTGCCGACGGCTCCGCCCTGGGCAATCCCGGCCCGGCCGGTTGGGCCTGGTACATCGACGAGAACACCTGGCGCGCCGGCGGCTGGCCCCACGGCACCAACAACATGGGTGAGCTCAAGGCCGTGCTCGACCTGCTCGAGGCCACCGCCGTCGACGCCGATCAGCACCTGCTGGTCCTGTGCGACAGCCAGTACGTCATCAACTCGGTCACCAAGTGGATGCCGGGCTGGAAGCGCAAGGGCTGGCGCAAGAAGGACGGCAAGCCGGTGCTGAACGTCGAGCTGCTGAAGGACATCGACCGGGCGCTCGCCGGGCGCAGCGTCGAGTTCGAATGGGTCAAGGGCCACTCCGGGCATGCCATGAACGAGGCCGCTGATCAGCGCGCCAACGCCGCCGCGACCGCCTTCTCGAAGAAGCAGGACCCGCAGGTCGGCCCGGGGTACAGCGTCGCCGACGATGCTGCCCGCACCTCGTCGGCCCCCGCCGTCGATCCGACTGCTCGCACCGGACCGGCCGACGGCGAGATCCCGTCGGCCCCGTCCTCCCCGTCCTCCACCGACACCCCCGCCGACGACCTCTTCAGCCTCTTCGATGAGCCCGCCCCGACGGCGGAGTCGTGCAGCACCGCCTCGGAGGAGACCGTGCTGACCGCCGACGCCCCCGGCGCGACCGACTTCGAGCAGGTCACCGCCCGCGAGCAGGCACTGCTCTCGGATGCTCTGCGCGCCGACGCCCCCAGCGCCGCCGAACTGCTGCACCCCTCCTTCACGGAGATCGGCGCCGGCGGACGCACCTATGACCGCGACGCGATCCTCGCCCACCTCGCGCCGGTGCCCGGGCTCCGGGCCGAGGAGTTCGTCGCCGACGAGGTGGCCCCCGGCGTGGTGCTGCTGCAGTACACCACCAGCGGGCCCGACGGCTCCGCCGCCCGCAGCTCCCTGTGGGTCCGCGTGAAGGGACGCTGGCTCCTGCGTCACCACCAGGGCACCGCGACCAGCGGACGCTGA
- a CDS encoding DNA repair helicase XPB, which translates to MTDGSLIVQSDKSLLLEVAHPQAQAARAAIAAFAELERAPEHVHTYRITDLGLWNARAAGYDAESVVAALVDHSRYPVPHALLIDVADTMDRYGRLQLLADPTHGLVLHALDRAVLEEVSRARRIQGMLGERLDEATVIVHPSERGALKQALLKLGWPAEDLAGYVDGEAHAIALREEDWSLRPYQAEAVDGFRHGGSGVVVLPCGAGKTLVGAGAMAAMQRTTLILVTSTVSARQWKDELLARTTLTEDEIGEYSGATKEVRPVTIATYQVLTMKRKGIHPHLELMSARDWGLIVYDEVHLLPAPVFRMTADLQARRRLGLTATLVREDGREGEVFSLIGPKRYDAPWKDIEAQGYIAPADCTEVRVAMPSADRMAYAMAEAADRPRLGAAHPAKIGVVERIAARHEGEPMLVIGQYLDQLEEISDRLEAEVITGQTPVRRRQELFEAFRSGELTRLVVSKVANFSIDLPEASVAVQVSGAFGSRQEEAQRLGRLLRPKADGRSAHFYTVVMRDTQDQDYAAHRQRFLAEQGYAYTIVDAEELETAHEGS; encoded by the coding sequence ATGACCGACGGCTCCCTCATCGTCCAGAGCGACAAGTCCCTCCTGCTCGAGGTCGCCCACCCCCAGGCGCAGGCCGCCCGCGCCGCGATCGCCGCCTTCGCGGAGCTGGAGCGGGCCCCGGAGCACGTCCACACCTACCGGATCACGGATCTGGGCCTGTGGAACGCGCGCGCCGCGGGCTACGACGCCGAGTCGGTGGTGGCTGCGCTCGTGGATCATTCGCGCTACCCGGTGCCCCATGCGCTGCTGATCGACGTGGCGGACACGATGGACCGCTACGGGCGGCTGCAGCTGCTGGCCGACCCCACCCACGGACTGGTGCTGCACGCCCTGGACCGGGCCGTGCTCGAGGAGGTCTCCCGGGCCCGCCGCATCCAGGGGATGCTGGGCGAGCGGCTGGACGAGGCCACCGTGATAGTCCACCCCTCCGAGCGCGGCGCCCTGAAGCAGGCGCTGCTGAAGCTGGGCTGGCCCGCCGAGGACCTGGCCGGCTACGTCGACGGTGAGGCCCACGCCATCGCCCTACGCGAGGAGGACTGGTCGCTGCGGCCCTACCAGGCCGAGGCGGTCGACGGCTTCCGCCACGGCGGCAGCGGCGTGGTCGTCCTCCCCTGCGGGGCCGGCAAGACGCTGGTCGGCGCCGGAGCGATGGCGGCGATGCAGCGCACCACGCTGATCCTGGTGACCTCGACGGTCTCGGCCCGCCAGTGGAAGGACGAGCTGCTGGCGCGCACCACGCTGACCGAGGACGAGATCGGCGAGTACTCCGGGGCGACCAAGGAGGTCCGCCCGGTCACGATCGCGACCTACCAGGTGCTGACCATGAAGCGGAAGGGCATCCATCCGCATCTGGAGCTGATGAGCGCCCGGGACTGGGGTCTGATCGTCTATGACGAGGTGCACCTGCTGCCGGCGCCCGTCTTCCGCATGACCGCGGATCTGCAGGCCCGGCGCCGCCTGGGCCTGACCGCGACGCTGGTGCGCGAGGACGGCCGCGAGGGGGAGGTGTTCTCGCTGATCGGGCCCAAGCGCTACGACGCCCCGTGGAAGGACATCGAGGCCCAGGGCTACATCGCCCCGGCCGACTGCACCGAGGTGCGGGTCGCGATGCCGTCGGCGGACCGCATGGCCTATGCGATGGCCGAGGCCGCGGACCGCCCCCGGCTGGGAGCCGCGCATCCGGCGAAGATCGGCGTGGTCGAGCGCATCGCCGCGCGGCATGAGGGCGAGCCGATGCTGGTGATCGGCCAGTACCTCGACCAGCTCGAGGAGATCTCCGACCGGCTGGAGGCCGAGGTCATCACCGGCCAGACCCCGGTCAGGCGCCGCCAGGAGCTGTTCGAGGCCTTCCGGTCCGGGGAGCTGACGCGCCTGGTGGTCTCCAAGGTCGCGAACTTCTCGATCGACCTCCCGGAGGCCTCGGTCGCCGTGCAGGTCAGCGGCGCCTTCGGCTCCCGGCAGGAGGAGGCCCAGCGCCTGGGTCGCCTGCTGCGTCCCAAGGCCGACGGACGATCCGCACACTTCTACACCGTGGTCATGCGCGACACCCAGGACCAGGACTACGCGGCACACCGCCAGCGCTTCCTGGCCGAGCAGGGCTACGCGTACACGATCGTGGACGCCGAGGAGCTGGAGACCGCGCACGAGGGGAGCTGA
- a CDS encoding DUF418 domain-containing protein: protein MAPAGGAGSVPLSRRAGGPDLARGLALLGIALANTVGWLHGSTWTVLLKQQDATAWDRAADVLIALTVDNRGFPLFAMLFGYGIGILHRRSQERGERTGHFLLRMLRRHVALLAIGLAHAILLFQGDILVAYALIGMLCALLMTRRRVVLPLAGIIALPALGVWGWVDGIIGLSDGDGYASAAAPDYLTGLILRAELAGSEVATALVSEIGLLAPMAIGVIAARVRLFEEVEANRDVLAPLARWGIGIGLAGAVPLTAVLVLDPGHQLLDSETALGILGLIHQYSGLLGALGLAAAAALLAEHVRARRAATGQILAESAATGQVRAGGAATGQAPAGGAATGQTPAGGAATGQVRLLGGVVRGIEALGAVSLSAYVGQSLVFAALFPPYTLDLGTRLGTAGAAVIVVVTYLAMIGPAVALRRGEHRGPLEVVLRSLAGSSMPRETGPAPASSAAPSPARRPGGRS from the coding sequence ATGGCACCGGCCGGGGGCGCGGGCTCGGTCCCGCTGAGCCGCCGCGCGGGAGGACCGGACCTCGCGCGGGGCCTGGCGCTGCTCGGCATCGCCCTGGCCAACACCGTCGGCTGGCTGCACGGATCGACATGGACCGTGCTGCTGAAGCAGCAGGACGCCACGGCCTGGGACCGGGCGGCCGACGTGCTGATCGCGCTGACGGTCGACAACCGCGGCTTCCCCCTGTTCGCGATGCTCTTCGGATACGGGATCGGGATCCTGCACCGCCGCTCCCAGGAGCGCGGAGAGCGCACCGGCCACTTCCTGCTGCGGATGCTGCGGCGTCACGTGGCGCTGCTGGCGATCGGCCTGGCCCATGCGATCCTGCTGTTCCAGGGAGACATCCTCGTCGCCTACGCCCTGATCGGGATGCTCTGCGCGCTGCTGATGACCCGCCGCCGCGTGGTGCTGCCGCTGGCGGGCATCATCGCCCTGCCGGCGCTGGGGGTATGGGGCTGGGTCGACGGAATCATCGGCCTGTCGGACGGGGACGGCTACGCCTCGGCCGCCGCCCCCGACTACCTCACCGGTCTGATCCTGCGCGCCGAGCTGGCCGGCTCCGAGGTGGCCACCGCTCTGGTGAGCGAGATCGGGCTGCTGGCCCCGATGGCGATCGGGGTGATCGCGGCGCGGGTGCGTCTGTTCGAGGAGGTCGAGGCCAACCGCGACGTGCTCGCGCCGCTCGCCCGGTGGGGGATCGGGATCGGCCTGGCGGGGGCCGTGCCGCTGACTGCGGTCCTCGTCCTGGATCCCGGCCATCAGTTGCTCGATTCCGAGACCGCGCTCGGCATCCTCGGCCTGATCCACCAGTACAGCGGGCTGCTCGGCGCGCTCGGTCTCGCCGCGGCCGCCGCTCTTCTCGCCGAGCACGTCCGTGCACGGCGTGCCGCCACCGGTCAGATTCTGGCCGAGAGTGCCGCCACCGGGCAGGTCCGGGCCGGAGGTGCCGCCACCGGGCAGGCCCCGGCTGGAGGTGCCGCCACCGGGCAGACCCCGGCTGGAGGTGCCGCCACCGGGCAGGTCCGGCTGCTGGGCGGAGTCGTGCGCGGCATCGAAGCACTGGGGGCGGTCTCGCTGAGCGCCTATGTGGGCCAGTCCCTGGTCTTCGCCGCCCTGTTCCCGCCGTACACCCTGGACCTCGGGACTCGACTGGGCACGGCGGGCGCAGCCGTGATCGTCGTGGTGACCTACCTGGCGATGATCGGGCCGGCGGTCGCCCTGCGGCGCGGCGAACATCGCGGACCGCTCGAGGTGGTGCTGCGGTCTCTGGCAGGCTCGAGCATGCCCCGTGAGACCGGCCCGGCGCCTGCGAGCTCCGCCGCGCCCTCACCCGCTCGACGCCCCGGAGGTCGTTCGTGA
- a CDS encoding class I SAM-dependent DNA methyltransferase codes for MVDQAHLWDARTAAEYDTPGEGMFAPDVLGPTVERLTELAAGGHALELAIGTGRVAIGLREVGIDVTGIELSEAMIARLREKVDASEIPVVRGDMTTASAGEGYSLVYLVFNTIGNVLTQEQQVECFRNAARHLAPGGCFVIELGVPDLRSLTPGTGGTLEHSEPGYLLVDTYDTLAQILISHHVHFDPPVDGSREAGIGRTPQRYIWPAELDLMAQLAGFTLESRWADWDRSEFTAASRSHVSVFRLSTLDR; via the coding sequence ATGGTCGATCAAGCACACCTGTGGGACGCCCGCACCGCCGCCGAGTACGACACCCCGGGTGAGGGGATGTTCGCTCCGGACGTGCTGGGTCCGACGGTCGAGCGCCTGACAGAGCTCGCCGCCGGCGGCCACGCCCTCGAGCTCGCGATCGGCACCGGCCGCGTCGCGATCGGCTTGCGAGAGGTAGGCATCGACGTCACCGGGATCGAGCTGTCGGAGGCGATGATCGCGCGGCTGCGCGAGAAGGTCGACGCCTCCGAGATCCCCGTCGTCCGCGGCGACATGACCACGGCGAGCGCGGGCGAGGGGTACTCGCTCGTCTACCTCGTGTTCAACACGATCGGGAACGTCCTGACCCAGGAGCAGCAGGTCGAGTGCTTCCGCAACGCCGCCCGCCACCTCGCCCCGGGCGGCTGCTTCGTGATCGAGCTGGGCGTGCCGGACCTGCGCTCGCTCACCCCGGGCACCGGCGGCACCCTCGAGCACTCCGAGCCCGGATACCTGCTGGTGGACACCTACGACACCCTCGCCCAGATCCTCATCTCCCACCACGTGCATTTCGACCCCCCGGTGGACGGCTCGCGCGAGGCGGGCATCGGCCGCACCCCGCAGCGCTACATCTGGCCCGCCGAGCTCGACCTGATGGCCCAGCTGGCCGGCTTCACCCTCGAGTCCCGGTGGGCCGACTGGGACCGCTCGGAGTTCACCGCCGCGTCCCGCAGCCATGTCAGCGTCTTCCGGCTCTCTACACTTGACCGGTGA
- a CDS encoding alcohol dehydrogenase catalytic domain-containing protein — translation MRAVRFDAFRERPALVEVPDPTCPPRGAVVSVHATGVCRSDWHAWQGHDDSVHPPHIPGHEFAGVVEQLGEEVMRFAPGERVTAPFILACGRCAQCRAGAPQVCLDQHQPGFDLPGSWAEKVVVIEADHNLVALPDAIDMTRAAGLGCRVGTAYHAVRVQAAVAPGEQVAVFGCGGLGLACVMVALAAGADVAAIDVSEHALAAAAELGATPIRSDSGVVHRVREATGGGAHVTLDALGSAATARSAIGSLRPRGRHVQVGLLLGEDADPALPMGRVIGQELTIRGSHGLAVAEYRDLLADIANGRLDLGRTVGRLLTLEELPAAMLAMDHPPTTAGMTVARLR, via the coding sequence ATGAGAGCAGTGCGCTTCGACGCCTTCCGCGAGCGGCCCGCCCTGGTCGAGGTCCCCGACCCCACGTGCCCGCCCCGCGGCGCCGTGGTCTCGGTCCATGCCACCGGGGTGTGCCGCAGCGACTGGCACGCCTGGCAGGGCCACGACGACTCCGTCCACCCGCCCCACATCCCCGGCCACGAGTTCGCGGGCGTCGTCGAGCAGTTGGGGGAGGAGGTCATGCGCTTCGCCCCGGGCGAGCGGGTCACCGCCCCGTTCATCCTGGCCTGCGGCCGCTGCGCGCAGTGCCGCGCGGGCGCGCCCCAGGTGTGCCTCGACCAGCATCAGCCCGGCTTCGATCTGCCCGGCTCCTGGGCCGAGAAGGTGGTGGTGATCGAGGCGGACCACAACCTCGTGGCCCTGCCGGACGCGATCGACATGACCCGGGCGGCCGGGCTCGGCTGCCGCGTCGGCACCGCCTACCACGCCGTGCGGGTGCAGGCGGCTGTCGCCCCGGGGGAGCAGGTCGCCGTGTTCGGCTGCGGCGGACTGGGACTGGCCTGCGTGATGGTCGCGCTGGCCGCCGGCGCCGACGTCGCCGCCATCGACGTCTCCGAGCATGCCCTCGCGGCCGCTGCCGAGCTGGGGGCGACCCCGATCCGCTCCGACTCCGGCGTCGTCCACCGGGTGCGCGAGGCGACCGGCGGCGGCGCGCACGTCACCCTCGACGCCCTGGGCTCCGCAGCCACCGCCCGCTCCGCGATCGGGTCGCTGCGGCCCCGCGGTCGCCACGTCCAGGTGGGGCTGCTGCTGGGCGAGGACGCAGACCCCGCCCTGCCGATGGGCCGGGTCATCGGGCAGGAGCTGACGATCCGCGGCAGCCACGGGCTGGCGGTGGCCGAGTACCGCGACCTGCTCGCCGACATCGCGAACGGCCGCCTCGACCTGGGGCGCACCGTCGGCCGCCTGCTCACCCTGGAGGAGCTGCCCGCGGCGATGCTCGCCATGGACCACCCGCCGACGACCGCCGGGATGACCGTCGCCCGCCTGCGCTGA